A single window of Psychromonas ingrahamii 37 DNA harbors:
- a CDS encoding DNA topoisomerase family protein encodes MPNSQEGLHSHHKKTKELCPECASELHIRNSKQGIFLGCSNYPECKYLRPLHEKSEIEKVLPGTRCALCGKEQVLKQGKYGLFIGCSAYPECSHTEQLSEKKEIADEKESVPCPSCKNGHLIKRHSRFGKIFYACDNYPSCKYAVNDKPVNQFCPDCHWPILVERKTASTFRIICPKKGCGYRGKPI; translated from the coding sequence ATGCCAAATAGCCAAGAAGGTTTACATAGCCATCATAAAAAAACCAAAGAACTCTGCCCGGAGTGCGCTAGCGAACTGCATATTCGCAATAGTAAACAGGGTATTTTTCTCGGCTGCTCAAACTATCCAGAGTGTAAATATTTGCGGCCTTTGCATGAAAAAAGTGAAATAGAAAAAGTCCTACCAGGCACCCGTTGCGCGCTTTGTGGAAAAGAACAAGTACTAAAACAAGGTAAGTATGGATTATTTATTGGCTGTAGTGCTTATCCTGAATGCTCGCATACAGAACAACTTTCTGAAAAAAAAGAAATAGCAGATGAAAAAGAGTCTGTACCTTGCCCGTCATGTAAAAATGGACATTTAATTAAACGCCACTCTCGATTTGGAAAAATATTTTATGCCTGTGATAACTACCCAAGCTGCAAATATGCGGTTAATGACAAACCAGTCAATCAATTTTGCCCAGACTGTCACTGGCCAATTTTGGTCGAGCGAAAAACAGCCAGCACATTTCGCATAATATGTCCAAAAAAAGGATGTGGTTACCGAGGCAAGCCTATATAA
- a CDS encoding IS982 family transposase, which produces MINLTDTFCDVDDFCKAFIPEWEARLITNGEIKRRRVNRMSKAEIMTIIISFHQSHYRDFKNYYLGYVAKYLKPYFPALLSYTRFIEVMPSVIIPLNTYLTTLFGKPTGIAFIDSTKIAVCHIIRAKRNKVFNGTAKHGKGTMGWFFGFKLHLIVNHLGDILSVKITEGNVDDRNPVPDMVGALSGKLYGDKGYLGKALASKLQEKGVELITNVRKNMKKGVISKWDKAMLSKRYLIETINDQVKNISYVEHTRHRSITGFVANMLGGLIAYCLQKDKPSINLTPNEKNVIIGENIIMA; this is translated from the coding sequence ATGATTAATTTAACGGATACATTTTGTGATGTAGATGATTTTTGCAAAGCTTTTATCCCTGAGTGGGAAGCGCGTTTAATAACCAATGGTGAGATAAAAAGACGAAGGGTTAACCGCATGAGTAAAGCCGAAATAATGACAATTATCATTAGCTTTCATCAATCTCATTACAGAGATTTTAAAAATTATTACTTAGGATATGTAGCCAAATATTTAAAACCGTATTTCCCTGCGCTACTAAGCTACACAAGGTTTATAGAGGTTATGCCATCCGTCATCATTCCTTTGAATACCTATTTAACGACCTTGTTTGGCAAGCCAACGGGGATTGCTTTTATTGACTCCACAAAAATTGCAGTATGCCATATTATTAGAGCAAAACGTAACAAGGTTTTTAACGGAACGGCCAAGCATGGGAAAGGTACAATGGGGTGGTTCTTTGGCTTCAAACTACACCTCATAGTGAATCACCTTGGCGATATATTGAGTGTAAAAATAACAGAAGGTAATGTAGATGATCGTAACCCAGTTCCTGACATGGTTGGCGCTTTATCAGGCAAACTATATGGTGATAAAGGCTACTTAGGCAAAGCGTTAGCGAGTAAATTACAAGAAAAAGGTGTTGAACTGATAACAAATGTTCGAAAAAACATGAAAAAGGGAGTAATAAGCAAGTGGGATAAAGCGATGCTCAGCAAGCGTTATCTTATCGAAACAATCAATGATCAAGTAAAAAACATTTCATATGTAGAGCACACTCGACATCGCAGTATTACTGGCTTTGTTGCAAATATGTTGGGTGGTTTAATTGCCTATTGCCTACAAAAAGATAAGCCATCAATCAATTTAACACCCAATGAAAAAAATGTGATAATTGGTGAAAATATCATAATGGCTTAA
- a CDS encoding DUF494 domain-containing protein: MFEIIMYLFESYMQIDQSTEIDAQEITDELLEEGFQKNDISKALAWLDNLTSLHEQNPESKTQLAKETSHRIYSAAEQHRISCDGQGFISYLNQADILNTHTQEVVIDCVMSLDVDELTLSDLKWLILMVLFNDPNSEDAFMQLESMLLDFEDGLIH, encoded by the coding sequence ATGTTTGAAATAATAATGTATCTTTTTGAAAGCTATATGCAAATTGATCAAAGCACAGAAATAGATGCGCAGGAGATCACTGATGAATTATTGGAAGAAGGTTTTCAGAAGAACGATATTTCAAAAGCACTCGCATGGCTTGATAACCTCACTAGCTTACATGAACAGAATCCGGAGAGTAAAACGCAATTAGCAAAAGAAACCTCACATCGAATTTACAGTGCGGCTGAGCAGCACAGAATAAGCTGTGACGGTCAGGGGTTTATCTCCTACTTAAATCAAGCTGACATATTAAATACTCACACACAAGAAGTTGTTATTGATTGTGTCATGTCTTTAGATGTGGATGAATTAACACTTTCTGATCTTAAGTGGTTAATATTAATGGTCTTATTTAACGATCCAAATAGTGAAGATGCCTTTATGCAGCTTGAATCTATGTTACTTGATTTTGAAGATGGATTAATTCATTAA
- the purE gene encoding 5-(carboxyamino)imidazole ribonucleotide mutase — MTKPFVAILMGSDSDLPVMQGTIEILKSFSIAFEVKVTSAHRTPAATHAYVTDAENRGCKVFICAAGLAAHLAGAVAGITTRPIIGVPIDCGPLNGQDALLSTVMMPAGVPVATVAIGSAGAKNAAYLAAQILAVADDELAKRVKENRAENAQAVIAKDAALQLKLASL; from the coding sequence TTGACTAAACCTTTTGTAGCCATATTAATGGGCTCAGATTCTGATCTGCCTGTTATGCAAGGTACGATTGAGATATTAAAATCTTTTTCTATCGCTTTTGAAGTTAAAGTAACTTCAGCACACCGTACTCCAGCTGCGACACATGCATATGTAACCGATGCAGAAAATCGTGGTTGTAAAGTATTTATCTGTGCCGCCGGTCTTGCCGCGCACTTAGCCGGCGCTGTTGCTGGAATAACAACACGACCCATTATTGGCGTGCCAATTGACTGTGGCCCCTTAAACGGCCAAGATGCATTATTGTCAACGGTAATGATGCCTGCCGGTGTACCGGTTGCAACTGTTGCAATTGGCAGTGCAGGCGCAAAAAATGCAGCTTATCTTGCAGCGCAAATTCTTGCGGTTGCCGATGACGAGCTGGCAAAACGCGTCAAAGAAAATCGTGCTGAAAATGCGCAAGCTGTTATTGCAAAAGATGCTGCATTACAGCTTAAATTAGCAAGCCTATAA
- the aroE gene encoding shikimate dehydrogenase codes for MDNYAVFGNPIKQSKSPFIHTLFAQQTQEKIVYSAIEPATDDFKTALKDFFLEQGKGCNITAPFKEQAYQYAQQLTERAALAGAVNTLKLTDDGIIIGDNTDGAGLVLDLKNNNVTLKGSRILLIGAGGAARGVCGPLLAEHPKELIIANRTFSKAQTLTTIFTKLGNISACEFSELSGEFDLIINSTSASLHGEVPLIGTKLIRPETTIYDMMYSAQVTPFNAWAKEQGAKFILDGLGMLVGQAAESFAIWRGVKPDAKQVLNELRHHLAT; via the coding sequence ATGGATAACTATGCCGTCTTTGGCAATCCAATTAAACAAAGTAAGTCCCCCTTTATTCACACTTTATTTGCACAGCAAACACAAGAAAAGATAGTTTACAGTGCAATTGAACCAGCAACAGATGATTTTAAAACTGCTTTAAAAGACTTTTTTTTAGAACAAGGAAAAGGTTGTAATATTACAGCCCCCTTTAAAGAGCAGGCATACCAATACGCACAACAGTTAACAGAACGGGCAGCATTGGCCGGTGCGGTAAATACTTTGAAATTAACCGATGACGGTATTATCATTGGGGATAATACCGATGGCGCTGGATTGGTATTAGATCTTAAGAACAATAATGTAACGCTTAAGGGGTCTCGTATTTTGTTAATTGGAGCAGGAGGAGCTGCTCGAGGAGTCTGTGGACCGTTATTAGCTGAACACCCAAAAGAGCTGATAATCGCGAACCGTACCTTTTCAAAAGCACAAACCCTCACAACAATATTCACAAAACTAGGCAATATATCTGCTTGTGAATTTTCAGAATTATCAGGTGAGTTCGATTTAATCATCAATTCAACATCTGCGAGTTTACATGGTGAAGTGCCTCTAATCGGTACTAAATTGATTCGACCTGAAACTACAATATACGACATGATGTATAGCGCACAAGTAACCCCCTTTAATGCCTGGGCAAAAGAGCAGGGTGCAAAATTTATCCTTGACGGGTTGGGTATGTTAGTTGGACAAGCAGCAGAAAGTTTTGCGATTTGGCGTGGAGTAAAGCCTGATGCGAAACAAGTGTTAAATGAATTACGTCATCATTTAGCGACTTAG
- a CDS encoding L-threonylcarbamoyladenylate synthase has product MLKQSELNDALKILKSQGVIAYPTESVFGLGCDPDCEAAIQKILLLKQRPAYKGLILIAASIEQLEKYADFSLLTAAQLTVIKKTWPGPITWIVPSQKNLSKLISGDFESVAVRVTAHPIVRQICLAFDKPIISTSANLSSLEAALSSQQVNKMFKSNTLLNLVIDAPVSGLSTPTQIFHASTGKRLR; this is encoded by the coding sequence TTGTTGAAACAAAGTGAATTAAATGACGCCCTGAAGATACTTAAATCTCAAGGCGTTATTGCATACCCCACTGAGTCTGTTTTTGGATTAGGGTGCGATCCTGACTGCGAAGCTGCCATTCAAAAAATTCTTTTATTAAAACAACGCCCCGCTTATAAGGGATTGATTTTAATAGCCGCCAGTATTGAGCAATTAGAAAAATATGCTGATTTTTCTTTATTAACTGCTGCGCAACTGACAGTGATAAAAAAAACATGGCCAGGCCCAATTACCTGGATTGTACCTTCACAAAAAAACCTTTCAAAATTGATAAGTGGTGACTTTGAAAGCGTTGCGGTAAGAGTGACCGCTCACCCTATCGTTAGGCAGATATGTCTGGCATTTGATAAACCAATCATCTCGACCAGCGCCAATTTATCCAGTTTAGAAGCCGCCTTAAGTAGCCAGCAAGTTAATAAAATGTTCAAAAGTAATACCTTATTGAACTTAGTTATCGATGCCCCTGTTTCTGGGCTATCAACCCCAACACAAATTTTTCATGCATCGACTGGAAAACGGTTGCGATAG
- the dprA gene encoding DNA-processing protein DprA gives MVLDAIPTLHKRTLLKLLTYHSIEQLLQLSRNQLQAYGLKDNQIAALLKPNLKLIESNLSWLDNSPENHIICYDSPHYPQLLREISSPPLLLYLQGNIGLLSTPQIAIVGSRNCTPYGQEKAYQFAQQLSTSGFTITSGLAIGIDGLAHQGAIDKQGHTVAVLGTGLNNIYPKRHLKLAQQIKEKGLLVSEFWPNAAAFPANFPRRNRIISGLSLGVLVIEASKRSGSLITARYALEQNRDVFALPGSIDNAEAWGCHQLIQQGAKLVMNTQDICDEFSHLCDPFSSSDGETTSLATPCHPLLKHIDFHLTTLEQLLNRSGFDVATLQNQLIELEITGRITVTTQGYIKLSN, from the coding sequence ATGGTTTTAGATGCCATCCCAACGCTTCATAAACGCACGCTATTAAAACTGCTGACTTATCATTCAATTGAACAGTTATTACAGTTATCTCGAAATCAACTGCAAGCCTACGGATTAAAAGACAATCAAATAGCAGCGCTGCTTAAACCGAATCTAAAATTAATTGAAAGTAACCTGTCCTGGTTAGATAACTCACCAGAAAATCATATTATTTGTTACGACAGCCCACATTACCCGCAATTATTAAGGGAAATAAGCAGCCCCCCATTATTACTTTATTTACAAGGCAATATTGGTTTATTAAGCACCCCTCAAATTGCGATAGTAGGGAGTCGTAACTGTACCCCCTACGGGCAAGAAAAGGCTTATCAATTCGCACAGCAATTAAGTACTTCAGGTTTTACCATTACCAGTGGTTTAGCCATTGGCATTGATGGGCTTGCGCATCAAGGAGCTATTGACAAACAGGGTCATACTGTTGCTGTATTAGGTACCGGATTAAATAACATTTATCCAAAGCGGCATCTTAAACTTGCACAGCAAATAAAAGAAAAGGGGTTGTTGGTATCAGAGTTTTGGCCAAACGCAGCTGCCTTTCCTGCTAATTTCCCCAGACGGAATCGCATTATTTCAGGTTTAAGTTTAGGCGTGTTAGTGATTGAGGCTTCAAAACGTAGCGGATCATTAATCACTGCACGCTATGCATTAGAGCAAAATCGGGATGTCTTTGCCCTGCCCGGTTCAATTGATAATGCAGAGGCCTGGGGCTGCCATCAACTGATTCAACAGGGTGCAAAACTGGTCATGAATACTCAGGATATATGTGATGAATTTAGCCACTTATGTGACCCATTTTCAAGCAGTGATGGAGAAACAACATCCCTTGCCACACCTTGCCACCCTCTCTTAAAGCATATTGATTTTCACCTCACTACCCTTGAGCAATTATTGAATCGTAGCGGTTTCGATGTAGCGACCTTACAAAATCAGTTAATAGAACTTGAGATAACTGGTAGAATAACAGTCACAACCCAAGGTTATATAAAGTTAAGCAATTAG
- a CDS encoding YihD family protein has protein sequence MQSDRINKVIELLKPYWLKNKELSLIETLVRLTQESGFDKPLEKLNDEVIIYHLKMDQIEANEMLPGIAKDCKDDFKTALLQARGLI, from the coding sequence ATGCAATCAGATCGTATTAATAAAGTAATAGAATTATTAAAACCTTACTGGTTAAAAAATAAAGAGTTAAGTCTGATAGAAACTTTAGTGCGCCTGACTCAAGAATCGGGATTTGATAAACCTCTGGAAAAACTGAATGATGAAGTCATTATTTATCATCTCAAAATGGATCAAATCGAAGCTAATGAGATGCTACCTGGCATTGCTAAAGACTGTAAAGATGACTTTAAAACAGCTTTATTACAAGCACGGGGCTTAATTTAA